The genomic window TTTATCGATCTCCTTGCATaattctcctcctctttctcctcccTCTTCTTGCACCGTCCTGCTCCTCTTCTAGCAGTGATCTCTCACGATCTTCATGCTCTAAGATCTCTGAGCAACTCTCCTCCTCCCACAATCTCCTCCTCTTTAAGcggctctctttctctccctctctcatttCTATTGATGGTGGTAGTGCATGGATCGTAAGGTCATCGTGGACTAGGCCACTGGTGCCATGCTCCTCCCTGTACCCCATCTTTCGATTTGGCCACCTGGTTCGTGAGACCCCAACCCTATCATTCCTCGTTAGCCATGATAGATGCTCCCGTCCCTTGCATTGCTAACCCCAACGACGACCTCAATGACTTGCATCACAATCTCTACCATTCCAAAACTTGTTCATCATTCCGGCCTTCCAAGAGACTTGCCATCTCTTTCGGTACAAAAATATCCACAGTTCAAATTATTTACTGTACCAGCCATGCATATGATTGATTAAAATCAATTGCTAGTGGATAAATCAGTATCTTCCATCTTAAATCGGATAATCAAAAAAATGCTAAtgataaaaagattaaaaaaatttagataaattatgTTTTTAGTCCTTAAACTATATTACGTTTTTTTAAATGATCCTTAaattacaaaatcataatttttgatcTCCAATGTTTCTGAACTATTTTAATGTTATCCTTCGTCTCATTTTCGACAACTTTCTCTCAACGAAAAATCCTATTTGGCATTATCGATGCATATATAGCTGATTTAACTTGAATAGGTGGCACCGGTGCTGAGCTGGAAATaagttagtttaaaaaaattgatgatgtGGCATTCAGTGACCATTTGATTTCCTTCCAAATGGATAGTGCCGTTTTCTTTTTCAAGCAATTTTTTCCACCTCTGTCCTAATTTCCCAAGATTCCTCCTCCAGTTTTCTCTTCTCGAAAAAAATTGATCTTCCCCTCTTTGAAGAAGACCGTCGATTGTCGCCTTGATCGACGAAGATGCAGCAAAAAAGGGGGAGGGCGTTGATGGCAGCATCATCATACTGGATGGCGAGGAAGTTGGAGCAGACGAGGTTGAGGGAGGATACGGAATGGGCGACGATGGAGGCAAAATGGACGATGGACTTGAAGAAATAGCGGATGAAATCCTCCTGCATCAACTAGCAGAATTCTACCCCTCCCCCGCCCCCCTCCCTCTTCCCGATTGATGGAGCTTCCTCTGCCCACCAAAGCGAATGGGGACCACCAGGCATGGAGCTCCATCAAGGATCACATCCAGTGCTTCCAATACACTACAAATTCTctcaaaagaaaatcaaaatttatactggtcaaaataaaaaaaacataTAAATTCCCATTAAAAAAACTTATTTTATCATCCGATATGGTTCCTAACTAAATCTTAGTCCGATTTTTGtccttttaaataaaagaaaaaattaggagGGATGGAGGGGATACCTCGAATGGGGCTCAACCTGGTAGACAAGGGCGGCATTCTTTGGAAGAAGGTCGGAGACGAATTTCTTGAGAGTGTCGACAGGAGAATCTAGATTCTCATCAACACAGAGGAAACAAAGGATGTCCACCACGTAGAGTTTTCCAACGATTAGCTTCCTCTCTGATGAGGACCGATCGGCGGCAGATACGCTGAGACAGGTGTCTTCTTCCTTCTTAAGGGCGAGGAGGGCGCCGCCAATGGTGGTGGAGAGCAGCAGCGATTTCAGTGCCAGCTTCTTGATGCAAAGGTCGGATACCTTATAAGACCGCAAGCTCACTACCATACACTCGTGAGAAAATGCCAAAAACCTCTAAAAAAACGAAAGGGTAGAAGAAGGTCGGTGGGGAAAGAAGGGTCAAGGGTTGTAGGCAATTTATAGAGAAGGTGGAGAACTTGGGAAATGGGAGAGGTAGCTTTACGGTGAGTCAATAAATTTATCATCTTGAGAAATTAATCTGGATGTCTACCGTAGAGGAAAAATAGGAAAGAAGATTGGAAAATTTGGATTTCGAAAGGATGATTGGAGAAGATTCTTTACACCGACAGAATGATCGAGAGAATTTGGGAGGGGTAGGATTTCACTCACAGCGAATGAAAGAAAGATTTCAAAGGAGGACAACAGAAAATAGGGTAAACTATTTTGTCACGTAAGCGTGCCGGtgctaattattttaaaaaaatgcaACATAAGCATTGGTTCAGCAAGAAACAACTAGATCAATGAAAAAGAGTCGTCGGAAATCGGTCGAAGGACAATATTAAAACAATTCGAAAAGATCAGAGttcaaaatttatgattttatagtttaaagatcattttaaaaaaatacgatatagtttaaaaattaaaaatataatttaaaacatcATAGCaaaactcaaatataaaaataaacttaaatataaaatatatttttatatttcaatatattttatttttttctttctttttcagcgAGGCAAACTAATCCTATATTTATCCATCCACCAGAGAAATCAGGCACACAACTCTTAACACGCGGTGCAAGGGAAGATGGGATCGGCTGCTGCACCGAAGATGCTTCCCTTTTGGCCCGCGCCCCTTTTCAAAAAATTGGAAAGTGGCACCAACAACATAAACAAGAGGAAAAAAAACCAACAACATAAATGTGAGGAAAGAAAGATAATATTTTTCCTCATAAACAAAAAAGGCAACATTTTTCCTCACTGTTTATGAGCTGAGAGTCACCGGCAAGACAAACCGAGGCACCCCTACGCCCCACGATAGCTGCGGTGCGGGATGGGTGGCCCATCTACGCCACATCCATCGTGACACGTGCAGACCAGTATCTGCAACACGTGCACCCCCACATGCACTGGCCTGCTCAGCTGCAGCTGGTCCTCTCTCTCTTCGGCGGCATGCGTCGCGTGACGCAAGCCACGTGTCCTCGGCCCGGTTCCGGCTGAGGGAGTCGCCAGGTGGGGCCGTCCTCGCGTCGGCAGCTTCCCCACCCCCTCCCGACCGACACGTGTATTCAAAAAGAGCGATCACAATACACCCCACTAGCTGAGCGAGTgacgagcttttttttttttttttttttttttgcaccttTAATCTGCATCGCACAACTTATATCTGCGTGTGGCCGTCCATCGTGCGATGGACGGCACGCGCGCGATGCATCGCACCTGGCGGTGCACCGAGGAGGACCAACGCTCCCCAAAAACCAACGCACGCCAGGTTTCCGACCGACACCAACCCTTCGTTTCAGCGTAACCTGACTCGCGGAATTCTTAACCTGTTGCTTCATGGTCCGTTTCCGTGGGCAGATATAGAATATCGAGTTGGAGTGGGGGGTTAATTATGAGCACGAGGAGGCACGTGCTGAGTGGGTCGGGGCGGGGTGGGATGGGGGCATGGATTCCGCCTCGGGATCCCAATCGCCGTCACGTGATTCGAtgccccttctttttctttccgggGGCGTTGCCATCAGCCATACGCCCCCCCGGCAGGCACTGTCCTCTACCCATACGGCAGCACCCTACCCCCTCCTCCATCGCACACAGACTCGCCACGCGTGGGTCCCACCCCTAAATATCCCTCCCTCGTCCTCACGTGATCGCCATTGGATTCCCTTCCCAACGGCCGACGATTTTTTCCGCTTCCAGTTCTTCCTTTAAAATTTTCTTATGTGTGGCCCTGGCCGTACAGCGAGGCGCGGCGATTGCAGCTGGCGCCTGGCGGCCGCTGCTTCGTCAACTACTGGGGATCGCCGACAGGGCACGTCGGACCGGAATATTCCGTACGGCAACTCGCGTGTGTGATACCGGGCGGAGGTGAGGGAGAGCGGCATCCCTGCAGCGCTACCATCGCCGTCGTAGTACGGTTTGCTCGGGATGACGGAGATGCCGGGGACGGTGAAGCGGAAAAAGTAAACGGGGACGACGGGGGAGCGCGCTGAGGGTCCCCACGCAGTCCGACAAGACACGTGTCATGCCGTCAATTCCCCTTAACGGCGGTAACAACCACGCTGCACGACATGGCTGCGTGGTCCCGTACAGCAGCGGACCAAACCTCCTTTTGTCGTTGGAACAGTACCACGAGGTGGGGCCGGTCGCCTTCATGGCGGACCCATATCCAGGCCAACAGTATTTTGGCACATCAGCATACAGAACTGATCGCTGTTTCGGAACAAACAGCTCATCGATGCCTGCATGGTATTGGGAGCAGCATTGCTATAGTATACCGGCAGCTGACTCGTGTGGGAAGTTAGACCACTTTACGATAGCACTCGCTCCCACCCCTCATTTAATTATCCCGTAGTAGATACTGTAACCAAGAAAGCACTTCTCGCTCATTGGAAGAGGGAGGGTACATCCAGCAATGACGTGGTTCATCAACGGAAGCCACATGAAGCATGTAGACTTCTCCTCTTCAACTGCACTGTCAGATTCCGTTACCCAACTCTGCCcatctatataattttttaaagataCAGGCCGTAAATAAACAGCGAACTCACATGCAACtgcataaaatttatgcaagacaagaagaaagagagagagggtgaaAGCAACAGGACTTTTAAAgcggaaggagagaggaaggttGGGGGGTGGTGGAACAGGAGTTGGATGGGGTCGAGGATGGATGCAGCGCATGAGGCAGGTTGGTGTTGGCTAGTGCAGCTGCTTCATTACTCCTGCTATCATTGATTATTATTCGTGTTACCCCATCGTTATTATTATTGCCTCTATTATCACAAGCAAGCAAACTGGAAATGAGTCATTGATTGGCCCCTCCCACCTTCCCATATCCCACTATTTCTCTCCCACTCGCTTCCACTCACTCCCACCTCCACTCCACTAgaaaaacaaaggaaggaagccgAAACACAGGGACGCCACCTTAATTCCTTCCTTCCTTTACTATGGCAACCGAGTGGCAGATTGGAATGGGAGCCGCTGCttcagctgctgctgctgctgctgcaccgCTCACCGGTAGTGCTTCTCCGGCGTACTTCTACGGACTTCCCTCCACCGACACCCTCCACATCGACGACCTCCTCGACTTCTCCAACCACGACCTTTTCCCTTCCGCCGAGGCCCATCTCCTCCCCACGCCCCAGCAGTCATCAGCCATCACCACCGCGACCCGCCCTTACGCTGGCAACGCCGACTCCTCCTCCATTTTCCAAACCCACCACCACCCCTCTTCCTCCTTCCCCGACGACATCTACATTCCCGTAAGCATCCCTTCCgccttaaaataataatattaattaattaatttaagaaatttgatttttttcctttctaaTTTTGGGATTAAAAATTGTAGAGCGAGGAGGCGGCGGAGCTGGAATGGCTGTCCAAGTTCGTTGACGATTCGTTCTCCGACATCCCCTATCCAACCGCCGTCACCGGCGTCGTTGCCCCCGCCGGGGATGCGCAtctccgggcggaaccctccgtTCCCGGCCGGGGAGCCAGGAGCAAGCGCTCCCGGGCTCCCACTGGCTTCGCCGCTGGCGCCGCCTGGTCCTCCATACCCCCGCCGTCCCAGACCTCgccctcctcctcctcgtcgTCGTCATCGTCCGATTTCCCACCGTCGAAGCCGAAGGCGAGCGCCGgcagtagtaataataataataacgggAGGGGAAAGAAGGGGGAGGGGAGATCGGGGTGGAGGGCGGGGTGCGACGGTGCACGCACTGCGCGTCGGAGAAGACGCCGCAGTGGCGGACGGGGCCGCTGGGGCCGAAGACACTGTGCAACGCGTGCGGGGTGCGGTACAAGTCCGGCCGGCTTGTGCCGGAGTACCGGCCGGCGGCCAGCCCCACCTTCGTCCTCACCCAGCACTCCAACTCCCATCGCAAGGTCATGGAGCTCCGCCGCCAGAaggagctcctcctcctccgccacgACAATCCATCCTCCGCCGCCTCCACCTCCGCCCCCGCCGCCCCAGGCCCGCGACCGGAGCTCCTTTTCCACGACTACGGGGTCTGCTAACCCTCGCCGCTGCCGCcgatgcctctcctcctccctgtCTGAAATTAATTTTTCTCCTAATTTCCTGTTTCTATAAATTCTTCGCTTTCGGCTCCATATATCAGACGGTTGGAATTGCTCAAGATCTTTCTGTTTTTTAccaaaatatttctctctttcttttttagaaaagaaaatatttgggTTGTTATCTCGTCCTGCGGTACAAAGACAATACGGACCGGGGAGGGTGGGGATCGTGCAGGGATGGGGAACCACGTGACATGCTGCTGCCGCGGCCTGCAACACCGCGAGGGAAATGGCGAAAAGATATTCCGGTCACGTGACAGGACCTGGTGATGGTGACGAGTGGATGAGAAGAAGGGAATCAACCGGGGCTCACATTACTTGCACTCAGTCACCAACTTTGTTTTGATGAATGCTGATGATGATTATCTGCCAAAAGAAATGGAGATTCCGTTGATCCTTTTGGGCTTTTCTACGTTGCTTACCAAAATCGCTTTTTTTTCAAACGTACATGGTGACCGTCTATTAACAAATGAAAGACTCGGGATCGTTCAAAAGATGGCCTGCTATTATCGAGACGGCATGGAAGTGCGCAACGCGAAAAATTCTTGTGAGGAAATAGAGGGAAGGGTTAGTTTTTCCCACGACCTCGTCACCGCCCCAGCTACCTGGCCCATCAACCCAACCGGGTAGCGCCGCCCCCAGCCCTCTACCATCTCTCCGCCTCCTACGGCACCCCGCTCGCCCCAACACCCCCTTCCTCCGCCGCTGCCTCGCCATTGCCATCGTCGTCGCCTTCTTCCTCCTAATCGCCGACACCATCGCCCTTTTAGGAGGACAATGGGGCACCGTGGTCTAGGCCAGCTTTGTGATGGCGGCGGATTATCACCAGCGGAATCACCACGTATCTCGTCCACGAGAGCGGCACCTTAAATTCTATGTTAGGGGTTTGGCCTGGGTTATTTTTAGGGCCTTATGGCAACCTTAATCATTTAGAAACCAGATAGTTTATTAACTGACCTCAATACACTTTCCGAAAGAACGATCAAGATtcattttgtgtgtgtgtgtgtgtgagagagagaggagagagagagtgcTTTGCGAGCATTTGACCTAGATTGTTTTGGGGAAAATGGACACGGCTCAGCTCTCTATTTGGAGATGGATGCACGAATGCAAGTTGAATTGGAAAAACTTGCCCATTTGACTCCATGATCTCGACTCAGCTTATTCTCTGTGTGCGTCAAGCTAAAATTTCGATCCTTCGGTTCTTTGTTTAGCTAAATCACCCGTTTATCTCTTTAGGCAGGTCCTGCTGATAATTTAGCTCTAACCAATGGTCCAGCATGGTTCAGAAAACTTGGAGAGGGAATATTAACTGTTCTCACTCTCTTGCCACTAAATATGGCCACAGAATCATGGCTATAAGAACAATTTGAAGGCCGCCGATACCAGCCATGCTTCTCCATCATCCATTTAGCACGTTGGAGATTGACATCTATTGAACGACATCAAATTAACTTTATTTTTATGTTG from Elaeis guineensis isolate ETL-2024a chromosome 4, EG11, whole genome shotgun sequence includes these protein-coding regions:
- the LOC140857172 gene encoding LOW QUALITY PROTEIN: GATA transcription factor 4-like (The sequence of the model RefSeq protein was modified relative to this genomic sequence to represent the inferred CDS: inserted 1 base in 1 codon), which encodes MATEWQIGMGAAASAAAAAAAPLTGSASPAYFYGLPSTDTLHIDDLLDFSNHDLFPSAEAHLLPTPQQSSAITTATRPYAGNADSSSIFQTHHHPSSSFPDDIYIPSEEAAELEWLSKFVDDSFSDIPYPTAVTGVVAPAGDAHLRAEPSVPGRGARSKRSRAPTGFAAGAAWSSIPPPSQTSPSSSSSSSSSDFPPSKPKASAGSSNNNNNGXGKEGGGEIGVEGGVRRCTHCASEKTPQWRTGPLGPKTLCNACGVRYKSGRLVPEYRPAASPTFVLTQHSNSHRKVMELRRQKELLLLRHDNPSSAASTSAPAAPGPRPELLFHDYGVC